The following nucleotide sequence is from Candidatus Krumholzibacteriia bacterium.
AAGCCGCAGATCGCCACCGCGCCGATCGCGAAGACGATGCCGGTCTGGGGCATGCGCTTCAGCAGGCCGCCGAGCTCGTGCAAGTCGACGCTGCGCACCGTGCGCAGCACCGACCCCGCCGCCAGGAAGAGCAGCCCCTTGAAGGCCGCGTGGTTCAGGACGTGCAGCAGCGCCCCGCCGAAGCCGAGCGCGGCAAGGGTCGCCGAGCCGTACTGCACTCCCAGCCATCCGATCCCCATCCCGAGGGTCACGATGCCGATGTTCTCGACGCTGCTGTAGGCGAGCAGGCGCTTCAGGTCGTGCTGAGCCACGGCGAACAGGATGCCCACGAGGGCGGAGGCAAGGCCGATCCCGATCAAGAGCGGCCCCCACCACGGTTGCGGCGCGCCGAGCAGCGGCAGGAAGCGCAGCAGCCCGTAGATCCCCATCTTGATCACGGCGCCCGACATGAACGCCGACACGTGACTCGGCGCGGCCGGGTGCGCCTCCGGCAACCAGACATGCAGGGGGAAGAACCCTGCCTTGATGCCGAACCCGAGAACGGCGAGCCCGAAGAGCACGCCGCTCCCGGGGCCGGCGAGCGGCACGGATTGCCGCCAGGCCTCGAAGTCGAAGGAACCCGTCCGCGCAGCGAGAAGCACGAAGAGCGGCAGCAGCAAAGCGATCCCGATGCGTCCGGCCACGAGGTACGTCCAGCCGGCGGCGCGCACACTCGCACGATCGTCGTCGAAAGTCACCAGGAAGAAGGTCGCCAGCGACATGATCTCCCAGGCGATCAGGAACAGCAGTCCATCGCGAGCCGCCACGAGAAGTGCCATGCCGGCGACCATCACGCTGAAGAAGAACCAGTGCGAGCCGAGGCCGCGCCGGCCCGCGTGCGCCGGCATGTAGCTGCTGCCGTAGAGCGCGGTCACCGCCGCCAGGGCGAAGACCGGGAGGAGAAAGAAGCCGGAGAGGGGATCCAGGCGCATGGCGAAGCTGCCGTACGGCAGGTTCCACGGGAGCTGCAGCGAGGCCTCCCCGCCGGCTCGGACCGCACCCAGCGCGACGGCGAGCCCGAGCCCGCTGCCGAGACAGACCCCGCCGGCGCCGAGGCGCGTCGTCCAGCGCCCGCGTGCGGCGAGACTGGTCACACCCCCGAGAAGCACCACGCCGATGGCAAGGAGGAAAACCTGCAGCGCCCTCACCCCGCCGCGCAATCTATCACAGTCTCGTCAGCGCCACCGCCGAGAATGACGAGGAGGAAGGATGCGCTGGCGGCGC
It contains:
- a CDS encoding proton-conducting transporter membrane subunit, translated to MRALQVFLLAIGVVLLGGVTSLAARGRWTTRLGAGGVCLGSGLGLAVALGAVRAGGEASLQLPWNLPYGSFAMRLDPLSGFFLLPVFALAAVTALYGSSYMPAHAGRRGLGSHWFFFSVMVAGMALLVAARDGLLFLIAWEIMSLATFFLVTFDDDRASVRAAGWTYLVAGRIGIALLLPLFVLLAARTGSFDFEAWRQSVPLAGPGSGVLFGLAVLGFGIKAGFFPLHVWLPEAHPAAPSHVSAFMSGAVIKMGIYGLLRFLPLLGAPQPWWGPLLIGIGLASALVGILFAVAQHDLKRLLAYSSVENIGIVTLGMGIGWLGVQYGSATLAALGFGGALLHVLNHAAFKGLLFLAAGSVLRTVRSVDLHELGGLLKRMPQTGIVFAIGAVAICGLPPLNGFASELLIYLAAISGGVSASSGAMLATSGAVAGLALVGGLSVACFTKAFGMAFLGEPRRAGAEAASLIHEDAALAATASTAAPHDPAPAMRAALWLLACACVGLGLGAWLVAQALVPVIASVAGMRSEAVHEALAPSVGALRLTSVAAVVLLVLALLLVAFRRAVLAGRSVRAGVTWDCGYARPTARMQYTAASFAQPITSTMQGLLRTRERLAAPEGLFPRAASLDSHTPDAPRKYLFEPLFAHIAAGLARFRWLQHGNLHIYVLYIAVTLVVLLLWRV